The following coding sequences lie in one Pseudanabaena sp. FACHB-2040 genomic window:
- a CDS encoding DUF2949 domain-containing protein — MSASKLNQLIEYLCETLAVPTEAISLGLRQADQATNLLPIVMWQYGLISTAQLNQVFDWMEEA; from the coding sequence ATGTCTGCCTCAAAGCTCAACCAACTCATTGAATATCTATGCGAGACACTGGCAGTGCCGACGGAGGCGATTTCACTAGGGCTGCGGCAAGCGGACCAAGCGACCAACCTGCTGCCTATTGTGATGTGGCAGTACGGACTGATCAGCACAGCGCAGCTGAATCAAGTCTTTGACTGGATGGAAGAGGCGTAA